The Pseudomonadota bacterium sequence CTGTGCGACGGCGTCTCGCCGTATCGAGACGCCATGCGGCCGCGTTGCATGTTCAACCTTGTCGCGCAAGAAGCAGGGTAAGGTGAGGCCTTTGAACTGCGAGTCTAGTTGCCGATCACGAAGTCGACATCGAAACGAGTGCCGAGACATTGGATGTCGCGTACACCCGTTGCACAGCTAAGGTCGGGATTGTCCTCGTGGCACTTAGTCAAACTCGGTGGAGGCCTGAGCGATGCTGTTGCGGCAGCTAGCGCTAACTCCCGTGACCATACTCTCAACTCGTGACGACGACGATCTTGCCGATCTGTGCGTTCGACTCCATGAAGCGGTGCGCCTCGACGATGTCGTCCAGCTTGAACTCCCGGCTCACGAGCGGTTTGTATGCGCCCGACTCGATGCGCGTGCTGATGTAGTTCACCGCAGATGCGGCTAGATCAGGCTGACGAGTCACTTCGAACAAGGTGTATCCGCGGACTGTCAGGCCACGACCTAGCGCTTCCATCAGAGGGAATGGAGTAGGCGCGGTCGCCAGGGCGCCGTAAACGAAAACAACCCCGCCCGGCTTAGTGGCCTTGCCTAACTCGGTGAGCGTTGGTCCGGCGACTGGGTCGAAGACAATGTCGGCGCCTTGGTCATCAGTGATGGCTAGGACACGCTCGGCGAGGTCTTCCTCGTCTGTCACGACCACGTGGTCCGCGCCAGCCTCGACTAACGCATTGGCCTTGTTTCGCCCGCGGGTGGTGGCGATGGCTGTTGCGCCCGCCTCCTTCACCATCTGGATGCTGGCGATGCCAACGCTGCTGCTAGCAGCCGTGATCAGGACAGCCTGACCAGCACTCAGGGACCCGTAGTGCACCAGAGCACCCCAGGCGGTCATGTAGGGCATCCACACTGAGGCGCCTTGGGAGGGTGTAAGCGACGGCGGGTACGCGGCGACCGCGTGGGCAGGAACGATCGCGCTTTCGCCGTAAACTCCGTACGCGTTCATCGAAAAGGCGGGGATAGTCGCGACCTGTTCACCGACCTGG is a genomic window containing:
- a CDS encoding zinc-dependent alcohol dehydrogenase family protein; protein product: MPKQVVFYQLGGAEVLQVEEQPLRDPLASEVRIKVAAIGLNRAEVMFRMGAYLEQPELPARIGYDAAGTVDAVGDGVDHIQVGEQVATIPAFSMNAYGVYGESAIVPAHAVAAYPPSLTPSQGASVWMPYMTAWGALVHYGSLSAGQAVLITAASSSVGIASIQMVKEAGATAIATTRGRNKANALVEAGADHVVVTDEEDLAERVLAITDDQGADIVFDPVAGPTLTELGKATKPGGVVFVYGALATAPTPFPLMEALGRGLTVRGYTLFEVTRQPDLAASAVNYISTRIESGAYKPLVSREFKLDDIVEAHRFMESNAQIGKIVVVTS